In Nyctibius grandis isolate bNycGra1 chromosome 8, bNycGra1.pri, whole genome shotgun sequence, a single window of DNA contains:
- the PRKCI gene encoding protein kinase C iota type isoform X2, whose product MYFLVYQNGLACLVQEKTRAHCAICTDRIWGLGRQGYKCINCKLLVHKKCHKLVSSECGRHTLQPEPIMPMDPSSVHPDNVESVIPYNPSSHESLDHVGEEKEAMSIRESGKASSSLGLQDFDLLRVIGRGSYAKVLLVRLKKTERIYAMKVVKKELVNDDEDIDWVQTEKHVFEQASNHPFLVGLHSCFQTESRLFFVIEYVNGGDLMFHMQRQRKLPEEHARFYSAEISLALNYLHERGIIYRDLKLDNVLLDSEGHIKLTDYGMCKEGLRPGDTTSTFCGTPNYIAPEILRGEDYGFSVDWWALGVLMFEMMAGRSPFDIVGSSDNPDQNTEDYLFQVILEKQIRIPRSLSVKAAGVLKSFLNKDPKERLGCHPQTGFADIQGHPFFRNVDWDLMEQKQVVPPFKPNISGEFGLDNFDSQFTNEPVQLTPDDDDIVKKIDQSEFEGFEYINPLLMSAEECV is encoded by the exons AGAGCTCATTGTGCCATCTGCACTGACCGAATATGGGGCCTGGGTCGCCAGGGATATAAATGCATCAATTGCAAACTCCTTGTTCACAAGAAGTGTCACAAACTTGTCAGTAGTGAATGTGGCCGTCATACACTACAACCA GAACCCATAATGCCTATGGATCCATCATCAGTGCATCCAGATAATGTAGAATCGG TGATTCCGTACAATCCCTCGAGTCATGAGAGCTTGGACCACGTTGGTGAAGAAAAAGAG GCAATGAGCATTAGAGAAAGTGGCAAGGCTTCCTCCAGTCTGGGCCTTCAGGATTTTGATTTGCTCCGAGTTATAGGAAGAGGCAGTTATGCTAAAGTACTGCTTGTTCGATTGAAGAAAACTGAACGCATTTATGCGATGAAAGTGGTAAAGAAAGAGCTCGTCAATGATGATGAG GATATTGATTGGGTTCAGACAGAGAAACACGTCTTTGAACAGGCTTCAAATCATCCCTTTCTTGTCGGACTACACTCTTGCTTCCAGACAGAAAGCAG GTTATTCTTCGTTATAGAGTATGTAAATGGAGGAGATCTAATGTTTCATAtgcagaggcagagaaagctGCCAGAGGAGCATGCCAG GTTTtattctgctgaaatcagtCTAGCATTGAACTATTTACATGAACGAGGGATAATCTACAGAGATTTAAAACTGGATAATGTGCTGCTAGATTCTGAAGGGCATATTAAACTCACAGATTATGGCATGTGCAAG GAGGGTCTGAGGCCTGGTGACACAACCAGCACGTTCTGTGGGACTCCAAACTATATTGCACCAGAAATTCTCCGGGGAGAGGATTATG GCTTCAGTGTAGACTGGTGGGCACTTGGTGTGCTGATGTTTGAAATGATGGCAGGCCGGTCACCATTTGATATTGTTGGGAGTTCGGACAATCCTGATCAGAACACAGAAGATTATCTTTTCCAAG TAATTTTGGAGAAACAGATCCGAATTCCCCGATCCCTTTCTGTTAAAGCAGCAGGTGTTCTAAAGAGTTTCCTTAATAAG GATCCAAAGGAACGCTTAGGCTGCCATCCTCAGACGGGATTTGCAGATATCCAGGGACATCCATTCTTTCGCAATGTTGATTGGGATCTG ATGGAGCAAAAGCAAGTGGTGCCTCCATTTAAACCAAATATATCTGGGGAATTTGGTCTGGATAACTTTGATTCCCAGTTCACCAATGAACCTGTGCAGCTCACTCCAGATGATGA TGATATTGTGAAGAAGATTGACCAATCTGAATTTGAAGGCTTTGAATATATAAATCCTCTTTTGATGTCAGCTGAGGAATGTGTCTGA